In the Desulfurobacterium indicum genome, GATGGCACAAGAAGTATCATACGACAACATAGACAAAGCACCGGAAGAAAGAGAGAGGGGAATCACCATAGCAACGGCCCACGTAGAATACGAATCAGACAAATACCACTACGCTCACGTAGACTGCCCTGGGCACGCGGACTACATCAAGAACATGATCACCGGTGCTGCCCAGATGGACGGAGCCATACTCGTAGTATCAGCTGCGGACGGACCGATGCCACAGACAAGAGAGCACGTACTACTTGCAAGACAAGTTAACGTACCATACATCGTAGTATTCTTAAACAAATGCGACATGGTAGACGACGAAGAACTACTTGAACTAGTAGAACTCGAAGTAAGAGAACTTCTCAACGAATACGGATTTCCGGGAGACGAAGTACCAGTGATCAGAGGATCAGCTCTCAAAGCACTTGAATGCACATCACCAGAATGCCCAGACTGTCAACCGATTTACGAACTCGTAAAAGCCCTTGACGAATACGTACCGGAACCGGTAAGAGAAACAGACAAACCATTCCTCATGCCGATAGAAGACGTATTCTCAATCTCAGGACGTGGAACAGTAGTAACAGGAAGAGTAGAGAGAGGGACACTCAAGGTAGGTGAAGAAGTAGAGATAGTAGGACTGAGAGAAGAGCCCATC is a window encoding:
- the tuf gene encoding elongation factor Tu translates to MAKEKFERTKPHKNVGTIGHVDHGKTTLTAAITHCLALKGMAQEVSYDNIDKAPEERERGITIATAHVEYESDKYHYAHVDCPGHADYIKNMITGAAQMDGAILVVSAADGPMPQTREHVLLARQVNVPYIVVFLNKCDMVDDEELLELVELEVRELLNEYGFPGDEVPVIRGSALKALECTSPECPDCQPIYELVKALDEYVPEPVRETDKPFLMPIEDVFSISGRGTVVTGRVERGTLKVGEEVEIVGLREEPIKTVATGIEMFRKLLDEAMPGDNVGILLRGVGKDEVERGMVVAKPGSIKPHKKFKAEVYILSKEEGGRHTPFFNGYQPQFYFRTTDVTGKVQLPEGVEMVMPGDNVTFEVELLKPVAIEEGLRFAIREGGRTVGAGVVT